A single Anopheles arabiensis isolate DONGOLA chromosome 2, AaraD3, whole genome shotgun sequence DNA region contains:
- the LOC120896864 gene encoding uncharacterized protein LOC120896864: MKYRFALLTVLVAVAPRPSATLPDFAVPARMTGVASGSLDSSGNVVQNTARVLNLLDQFQSITETLYGLQTPTLYRLATGLRVVLDSLVESGSPIFQGLSNAARLSTGNITTVFDGIRRSINGTIALHELHQSALNGTVLLLGTGGVHNISTVLDQLVRNVANLTGALDEIEPAIVAIQEQELSRPTQAQVDGRYPRVAIRRLNGILLDYVNIGQATVPQINAVVNRIRMMDGFIGRLAAVTDGLWSDLNRTLTAVNGSVYAGVQQRLHTIVRTIRNNFNATVLGSARKLKLFFLDDLEEMQLVARNASALLAKRLTNVTGALDELVNRTEVRLEGFESELVLNRTIAAVTDLAWRLALSVTSSVPGADICYARYNYEFDKIPRLIYGSLVACGQGEARTLQTVGGGLSGALSLTQAQLDAETSNYEQCMGGLVPGSSDVLKRQRIVCLRGAERFSGVLGDAVVAAQLSAFQALLQKEMSYSAERHHQCVRTSGHLMVAEVKRLWSSIANCLS, translated from the coding sequence AGTATCGGTTCGCCCTGCTCACTGTGCTGGTGGCCGTCGCTCCACGTCCCAGTGCAACCTTGCCCGACTTTGCGGTACCGGCACGCATGACCGGCGTCGCCAGCGGTAGCCTCGACTCGTCCGGTAATGTGGTACAAAACACGGCCCGCGTCCTGAACCTGCTCGACCAATTCCAATCGATCACCGAGACGCTGTACGGGCTGCAAACCCCGACGCTCTACCGGCTGGCGACGGGCCTGCGGGTCGTGCTGGACAGTCTGGTCGAGTCGGGCAGTCCCATCTTCCAGGGCCTGTCGAATGCGGCCCGCCTCTCCACCGGCAACATTACGACCGTGTTCGACGGCATTCGCCGCAGCATCAATGGTACGATCGCGCTGCACGAGCTGCACCAGTCGGCTCTCAACgggacggtgctgctgctcggtacGGGCGGTGTGCACAACATTAGCACCGTGCTGGACCAACTGGTGCGTAATGTGGCCAACCTGACCGGTGCGCTGGACGAGATCGAGCCGGCCATCGTCGCCAtccaggagcaggagctgTCCCGACCGACCCAGGCACAGGTGGATGGGCGGTATCCGCGCGTCGCCATACGCAGGCTGAACGGCATACTGCTCGACTACGTCAACATTGGGCAGGCCACGGTACCACAAATCAACGCCGTTGTCAATCGCATCCGCATGATGGATGGTTTCATCGGCCGACTAGCCGCGGTGACGGATGGACTGTGGAGCGACCTGAACCGCACACTGACCGCCGTCAACGGGAGTGTCTACGCGGGAGTACAGCAACGACTGCACACCATCGTCCGCACGATTCGCAACAATTTCAATGCAACCGTGCTCGGGTCGGCAAGAAAGTTGAAGCTCTTCTTTCTGGACGATCTGGAGGAGATGCAGCTGGTGGCACGCAATGCGAGTGCGCTGCTTGCCAAACGTCTCACCAACGTCACCGGGGCGTTGGATGAGCTGGTCAACCGCACCGAGGTGCGGCTGGAAGGCTTCGAGTCGGAGCTGGTGCTGAATCGAACCATTGCCGCCGTCACGGATCTGGCCTGGAGGTTAGCGCTGTCCGTTACCTCGTCCGTGCCGGGCGCGGACATTTGCTACGCCCGGTACAACTACGAGTTCGACAAGATACCGCGGCTTATCTACGGTTCGCTCGTGGCCTGTGGCCAGGGTGAGGCACGAACGCTGCAGACCGTTGGAGGTGGTTTGAGTGGTGCGCTTTCCCTCACCCAGGCACAGCTGGACGCGGAGACGAGTAATTACGAGCAGTGTATGGGCGGACTGGTGCCCGGTTCGTCGGATGTGTTGAAGCGCCAGCGCATCGTTTGTCTGCGGGGTGCCGAGCGGTTCTCGGGCGTGCTGGGTGACGCCGTGGTCGCTGCACAATTGAGCGCGTTCCAGGCGCTACTGCAGAAGGAGATGAGCTACAGTGCCGAACGACATCATCAGTGTGTTCGGACGAGCGGTCACTTGATGGTTGCCGAAGTGAAGCGCCTGTGGAGTTCGATTGCCAACTGTTTGAGTTAG